One Candida dubliniensis CD36 chromosome 1, complete sequence genomic region harbors:
- a CDS encoding DNA repair (apurinic or apyrimidinic site) lyase 2, putative (Similar to S. cerevisiae APN2;~Similar to C. albicans APN2) — protein sequence MLNKELLSKEPLNKIISKSKEESTIRYVTFNVNGVKTIFNYHPWNQFNKDFNALFNSLQADIITLQELKLTETSLQQTSQLVHLSDFKSFISIPVTKKGYSGVGLFIRNPKPNDKNENGKHLTVIKAEEGITGWLSSSSKNKIPYRESTDNIGGYTDIEELPGLHLDSEGRCVCVELADNTVIFAVYCPANSQCTYEGELFRLTFMKLLLQRCSNLIKMKKKIVIMGDINIAIDMIDHAETIELGIKENLLKPTFRGHNFEVLNYENCVQFRSATEARKLLNKYVIRSMWQDLKDERNNDNEEEPFLYDTTRLVQGRRMKMYTVWNTLTNARQVNHGSRIDLILFSDLKMVQRISNADIWPFLMGSDHCPVFTDCDISENDDNSSVEVIEQPKLTFEAKNHFKINKVRDITSFFGTKRQKLK from the coding sequence ATGTTAAATAAGGAACTACTATCCAAAGAACCgttaaataaaataatatccAAACTGAAAGAGGAATCAACTATTCGATATGTAACTTTTAATGTTAATGGAGtgaaaacaattttcaattatcaTCCATggaatcaattcaataaagaTTTCAATGCATTATTTAATCTGTTACAAGCAGATATTATTACattacaagaattaaaattgacAGAAACTTCTCTTCAACAAACAAGTCAACTTGTTCATTTATctgatttcaaatcattcaTTAGTATACCAGTGACTAAAAAAGGATATAGTGGTGttggtttatttattagaaaTCCCAAACCAAACgacaaaaatgaaaacgGCAAACATTTGACGGTCATAAAAGCAGAAGAAGGTATAACTGGATGGctatcttcttcttccaaaaacaaaataccATATAGAGAATCCACTGACAATATTGGTGGATATACagatattgaagaattacCTGGGTTACATTTAGATAGTGAAGGAAGATGTGTTTGTGTTGAACTTGCTGATAATACAGTGATTTTTGCTGTTTATTGTCCAGCTAATTCACAATGCACTTATGAAGGAGAATTATTTAGATTAACATTTATGAAACTTTTACTACAAAGATGTTCtaatttaatcaaaatgaagaaaaaaatcgTTATTATGGGAGACATAAATATTGCAATAGATATGATAGATCATGcagaaacaattgaattaggcattaaagaaaatttacTTAAACCAACATTTAGAGGTCATAATTTTGAAGTATTAAATTATGAAAATTGCGTTCAATTCAGATCAGCTACTGAGGcaagaaaattattaaataagtATGTCATAAGATCAATGTGGCAAGATTTGAAAGATGAAAGAAATAATGacaatgaagaagaaccaTTTTTATATGATACTACTAGACTAGTACAAGGTCGAAGAATGAAAATGTATACAGTTTGGAATACGTTGACTAATGCACGTCAAGTAAACCATGGGTCAAGAATAGATTTAATACTTTTCAGTGATCTTAAAATGGTACAAAGGATATCTAATGCTGATATCTGGCCATTTCTAATGGGTTCTGATCATTGTCCTGTATTCACTGATTGTGATATAAGTGAGAACGACGATAACTCCAGTGTTGAAGTCATCGAACAACCAAAATTGACATTTGAAGCTAAGAAtcatttcaaaatcaataaagtTAGAGATATTACCAGTTTCTTTGGAACGAAAAGACAAAAGCTAAAATAA
- a CDS encoding TATA sequence-binding protein, putative (Similar to C. albicans TBP1) — translation MDLKLPPTNPTNPQQAKTFMKSIEEDEKNKTEDLDIIKKEDVDEPKQEDTDGGIGIVPTLQNIVATVNLDCRLDLKTIALHARNAEYNPKRFAAVIMRIRDPKTTALIFASGKMVVTGAKSEDDSKLASRKYARIIQKLGFNAKFCDFKIQNIVGSTDVKFAIRLEGLAFAHGTFSSYEPELFPGLIYRMVKPKIVLLIFVSGKIVLTGAKKREEIYDAFESIYPVLNEFRKN, via the coding sequence ATGGATTTAAAATTACCCCCAACCAATCCAACCAACCCCCAACAAGCAAAGACTTTTATGAAGTCAATAGAGGAAGATGAGAAAAACAAGACTGAAGATTTGGATATCattaaaaaagaagatgTAGATGAACCTAAACAAGAAGATACTGATGGTGGTATTGGTATAGTGCCCACATTACAGAATATAGTTGCTACGGTGAATCTTGATTGTCGACTTGATCTCAAAACAATTGCTTTACATGCAAGAAATGCAGAATATAATCCAAAACGTTTTGCTGCGGTGATTATGAGAATAAGAGATCCAAAAACGACGGCATTAATATTTGCTTCGGGGAAAATGGTTGTGACTGGGGCAAAATCCGAAGATGATTCCAAGTTGGCTTCAAGAAAGTACGCTAGGATCATTCAAAAGTTGGGGTTCAATGCTAAATTTTGtgattttaaaattcaaaatatagTGGGTTCTACTGATGTTAAGTTTGCTATTAGATTAGAAGGCTTAGCTTTTGCTCATGGTACTTTCTCGCTGTATGAACCAGAATTATTCCCTGGATTAATCTATAGAATGGttaaaccaaaaattgttttactTATATTTGTTTCTGGGAAGATTGTTTTAACGGGTGCTAAAAAAAGGGAAGAGATTTATGATGCATTTGAACTGATTTATCCGGTCTTGAATGAATTCCGTaagaattga
- a CDS encoding DNA-directed RNA polymerase I 190 kda polypeptide largest subunit, putative (Similar to S. cerevisiae RPA1) → MDISKPVGSEITSVDFGVLSDEEIRKLSAKQITNPIVFDNLGHPINGGLYDLSLGAFLRNVCTTCGLDEKFCPGHLGHIELPVPVYNPMFFNQLYIFLRSACLYCHKFKLNQLEVHNFECKLHLIQYGLLLECVELDNIMAKSSKSSSEIDIDGEDDDEEGSVDEKSKRDLMKRRELFVKNAIESALKDGRTSHKGVVTASVSEERKATIHDFYKRLLSRPKCTNCGMYSPGFRKDGFTKIFENSLTDKQITNNRVKGLQRPDMIKKNAGNGNSSSAASDLPNIKHKGGSKYVLSTEVRNILRSLFHKEQAILQKVFHSRPYQHDPISGDLFFKQAVLVPPTRFRLPSKLGDEIHENAQNELLSNIIKTSVLIRDLNERISNMYKEKISGEDKKIIFNRLMNAFVTLQNDVNAFIDSTKNQNAPAGKVPNPGIKQALEKKEGLFRKHMMGKRVNYAARSVISPDPNLETNEIGVPPVFAKKLTYPEPVTSYNVSELRQAVINGPDTWPGAIQVQNEDGSLISLVGMTLEQRKAIANQLLTPNGGNSVVGKKVYRHIKNNDVVIMNRQPTLHKASMMGHKVRVLPGEKTLRLHYANTGAYNADFDGDEMNMHFPQNENARAEALNLANTDNQYLTPTSGSPLRGLIQDHISAGVWLTNKDTFFNRETYQQLIYGCIRPEDGHTSKNRIVTVPPAIYKPEMLWTGKQVITTVLLNIKPDNVPGVNLISKNKIKSDYWSESSTENEVIFKNGELVCGILDKSQYGASQFGIVHSLHEVYGPTVAGKALSVLGRLFTNYIMMTAFTCGMDDLRLTDEGNTWRKDILKQSVDIGRVAATEVTNLDEDTKNNNKELLRRLEEILRDDNKLGILDAITQSKVNAITSQVVSKCVPDGTMKRFPYNSMQAMALSGAKGSNVNVSQIMCLLGQQALEGRRVPVMVSGKTLPSFKPFETDARAGGYIKQRFYSGIRPQEYYFHCMAGREGLIDTAVKTSRSGYLQRCLTKQLEGVHVSYDNSVRDADGTLIQFLYGGDAVDTTKQSHMNQFKFCVDNYDALLTKYNPGDMTENIDTDLAMSYSKKVRKSLKKQNDIPHYDQVIKYDPVLNVYNPAKYLGSVSEKFQEKLDTYVSKNPTVFAQSKEEAKSTGKITEKKFRALMQLKYMRSLINPGEAVGIIASQSIGEPSTQMTLNTFHFAGHGAANVTLGIPRMREIIMTASASIKTPQMTLPILADVNDEQADAFCKSVARVVMSEFVDKVVVTETTSQDVDGSNSRSYVIGLKFYTKEEYETEYDISQEQLEDVITSKFLHALESQIVKEVKKQKKPDYMPTVGKSAGKTDMETVSGKIKEIDNGDDDDDDDNEIDEDHDEEQAKQNVKQQVSYEGPDDDEIETMKKAEETSDEEMDGDNSSSSDESESDSDNDEDVDMDKPSKPELSRSAKDRQSEVIASHNMVTQFNFDDEVGEWCEFKLELNGNETQKLLMVNIVEDLLRKVVVREIPHIGRCIRPEPDAKTGKRILTTEGVNFKAMWDQDDFINVNGITSNDVYAVLKTYGVEAARNTIVNEIYRVFDTYGISVSSRHLDLIADMMTREGTYLAFNRQGIDSSTSAFMKMSYETTCQFLTKAVLDGDREELESPSAKIVMGKLSNVGTGSFDVFAQMPRM, encoded by the coding sequence ATGGATATTTCAAAACCAGTAGGTTCAGAAATTACTTCTGTTGATTTTGGGGTGTTATCTGACGAAGAAATTAGAAAGTTATCTGCCAAACAAATCACTAATCCAATCGtgtttgataatttggGCCATCCGATAAATGGTGGGTTATATGATTTGTCACTTGGTGCATTTTTAAGAAATGTATGTACAACATGTGGATtagatgaaaaattttgtcCAGGTCATTTGGGACATATTGAATTACCTGTCCCTGTTTATAATCCAATGTTCTTCAACCAATTATACATTTTCTTGAGAAGTGCCTGTTTGTATTGTCACAAGTTCAAACTTAATCAATTAGAAGTGCACAATTTCGAATGTAAATTGcatttgattcaatatgGGTTGTTATTGGAATGTGTTGAGTTAGATAATATAATGGCCAAATCCTCCAAATCTAGTAGCGAAATTGATATCGATggtgaagatgatgatgaggaaGGCTCAGTGGATGAAAAATCTAAAAGAGACCTTATGAAACGTCGTGAATTATTTGTTAAAAATGCTATTGAAAGTGCCTTGAAAGACGGTAGAACTAGTCACAAAGGAGTTGTCACTGCTTCTGTGTctgaagaaagaaaagcaaCTATTCATGATTTTTATAAAAGATTATTGAGTAGACCAAAATGTACCAATTGTGGTATGTACTCTCCAGGTTTCAGAAAAGATGGGTTTACCAagatttttgaaaactcGTTGActgataaacaaataacCAATAATCGTGTAAAAGGTTTGCAACGTCCTGATATGATCAAGAAAAATGCGGGCAATGGTAATTCAAGTTCTGCAGCAAGTGATCTCCCAAATATAAAGCACAAGGGAGGATCCAAGTATGTGTTATCCACTGAAGTTAGAAATATTTTAAGATCATTATTCCACAAGGAGCAGGcaattttacaaaaagTTTTCCATTCTAGACCATACCAACATGACCCAATTAGTGGAGatctttttttcaaacaagCAGTGTTAGTCCCTCCTACAAGATTTAGATTACCTTCTAAATTAGGAGATGAAATACACGAGAATGcacaaaatgaattattgtcgaatattattaaaacttCTGTTCTCATAAGGGATTTGAACGAAAGAATTTCCAACATGTACAAAGAGAAAATTAGTGGTGAAGACAAGAAGATTATTTTCAACAGATTGATGAATGCATTTGTGACTTTGCAGAACGATGTCAATGCATTTATCGATTCCACTAAGAATCAGAATGCCCCAGCAGGGAAAGTACCAAATCCAGGTATTAAACAAGCtttggaaaagaaagaagggTTATTTAGAAAACATATGATGGGTAAAAGAGTCAATTATGCTGCTCGTTCAGTCATTTCCCCAGATCCTAATTTAGAGACTAATGAAATTGGTGTTCCACCAGTTTTCGCCAAAAAATTGACTTATCCTGAACCTGTTACATCTTATAATGTTTCTGAATTGAGGCAAGCAGTCATAAATGGTCCAGACACCTGGCCAGGAGCAATACAAGTACAAAATGAAGATGGATCCTTGATTTCATTAGTTGGTATGACATTGGAACAACGTAAGGCCATTGccaatcaattattgacTCCAAATGGAGGTAATTCAGTTGTTGGTAAAAAAGTTTACAGACATATCAAGAACAATGATGTGGTGATCATGAATCGTCAACCAACATTGCATAAGGCTTCTATGATGGGTCATAAAGTAAGAGTATTACCTGGAGAGAAAACCTTGAGATTACACTATGCCAACACTGGTGCGTATAATGCTGATTTTGATGGGGATGAAATGAATATGCATTTCCctcaaaatgaaaatgctAGAGCTGAAGCTTTGAATTTGGCAAATACCGATAATCAATACCTTACTCCAACATCAGGTTCACCATTGAGAGGGTTGATTCAGGATCATATTTCTGCTGGGGTTTGGTTAACTAACAAAGATACCTTTTTCAATAGAGAAActtatcaacaattgatttatggTTGTATTAGACCTGAAGATGGTCATACTTCTAAAAATCGAATTGTAACAGTTCCACCAGCAATTTACAAACCAGAAATGTTATGGACAGGTAAACAAGTGATTACTACTGTGTTGCTTAACATCAAACCAGACAATGTTCCTGGTGTCAATTTGATAtctaaaaacaaaattaagaGTGATTATTGGAGTGAATCAAGTACTGAAAACGAAGTTATTTTCAAGAATGGTGAATTAGTATGTGGTATTTTGGATAAATCGCAATATGGTGCTTCTCAATTTGGTATTGTTCATTCATTACACGAAGTCTATGGTCCAACTGTTGCCGGTAAGGCATTGAGTGTTTTGGGTAGATTATTTACAAACTATATCATGATGACTGCATTTACTTGTGGTATGGATGATTTAAGATTGACTGATGAAGGAAATACTTGGAGAaaagatattttgaaacaatCTGTTGACATTGGAAGAGTTGCTGCTACAGAAGTCACTAATTTGGATGAAGACACCaagaataacaataaagaattattaagaagattagaagaaattttGAGAGATGATAACAAATTGGGTATTTTGGATGCGATCACTCAATCTAAAGTTAATGCCATTACATCTCAAGTTGTTTCTAAGTGTGTTCCTGATGGTACGATGAAAAGATTTCCTTACAACTCTATGCAAGCGATGGCATTATCTGGTGCTAAAGGTTCTAATGTTAACGTTTCACAAATTATGTGTCTTTTAGGGCAACAAGCTTTAGAAGGTAGAAGAGTTCCGGTGATGGTTTCTGGTAAGACATTACCATCATTCAAACCATTTGAAACCGATGCTAGAGCTGGTGGTTATATTAAGCAACGTTTCTATTCTGGTATCAGACCACAAGAATATTATTTCCATTGTATGGCTGGTAGAGAAGGTTTGATTGATACCGCTGTCAAGACTTCGAGATCTGGTTATTTGCAACGTTGTTtaacaaaacaattggaaGGTGTTCATGTCAGTTATGATAATTCTGTAAGAGATGCCGATGGAACATTGATCCAATTCCTTTATGGTGGAGATGCAGTTGACACGACTAAACAATCTCATatgaatcaattcaaattctgTGTCGACAATTATGATGCCTTGTTGACCAAATATAATCCTGGAGATATGACTGAGAATATTGATACTGATTTGGCAATGTCATATTCCAAGAAAGTACGTAAATCATTGAAGAAACAAAATGATATTCCACATTACGATCAAGTTATCAAATATGACCCAGTGTTGAATGTTTATAATCCAGCCAAATATTTGGGATCAGTATCTGAGAAATtccaagaaaaattggataCTTATGTTTCCAAGAATCCAACCGTATTTGCCCaatcaaaagaagaagCTAAATCTACTGGCAAGATCACGGAAAAGAAATTCAGAGCCTTAATGCAATTGAAATATATGagatcattaattaatcctGGTGAAGCTGTTGGTATTATTGCTTCTCAATCTATTGGTGAACCATCTACTCAAATGACTTTGAATACTTTCCATTTTGCTGGTCACGGTGCGGCAAATGTTACTTTAGGTATCCCACGTATGAGAGAAATCATTATGACTGCATCTGCTAGTATTAAGACTCCACAAATGACATTACCTATTTTAGCTGATGTTAATGATGAACAAGCAGATGCATTTTGTAAATCTGTTGCTAGAGTTGTTATGTctgaatttgttgataaagttgttgttactgAAACCACATCTCAAGATGTTGATGGATCTAATAGTAGATCTTATGTTATTGGTTTGAAATTCTATACCAAAGAAGAATATGAAACTGAATATGATATTTCACAAGAACAATTAGAAGATGTCATTACTAGCAAATTCTTGCATGCGTTAGAATCACAAATTGTCAAAGAAGTtaagaaacaaaagaaacCTGATTATATGCCAACTGTTGGTAAATCAGCTGGTAAGACCGATATGGAAACTGTATCAGGAAAGATAAAGGAAATAGATAACGGCgacgacgatgatgatgatgataatgaaattgatgaagatcATGATGAAGAACAAGCGAAACAAAATGTTAAGCAACAAGTTTCATATGAAGGAccagatgatgatgaaattgaaaccatGAAAAAAGCAGAAGAAACAagtgatgaagaaatggACGGTGATAATTCTTCTAGTTCTGATGAGTCAGAACTGGATAGTGACAACGATGAAGATGTTGACATGGATAAACCTTCCAAACCAGAATTGTCACGTTCTGCTAAAGATCGTCAATCAGAAGTTATAGCATCACATAACATGGTGAcccaattcaattttgatgatgaagtgGGTGAATGGTGTGAATTCAAATTAGAATTGAATGGTAATGAAACACaaaagttgttgatggttaatattgttgaagaTTTGTTACGTAAAGTTGTTGTTCGTGAAATCCCTCATATTGGTAGATGTATACGTCCGGAACCAGATGCTAAAACTGGTAAGAGAATATTAACTACTGAAGGGGTTAATTTCAAAGCTATGTGGGATCAAGATGATTTCATCAATGTCAATGGAATCACATCCAATGATGTTTATGCTGTTTTGAAAACTTATGGTGTGGAAGCAGCTAGAAACACCATTGTTAATGAAATCTATAGAGTGTTCGATACTTATGGTATTAGCGTTTCTTCACGTCATTTGGATTTGATTGCTGATATGATGACCAGAGAAGGTACTTATTTGGCATTCAATAGACAAGGTATTGATAGTAGTACATCAGCATTTATGAAAATGTCTTATGAAACAACTTGTCAGTTTTTGACTAAAGCAGTGTTGGATGGTGATCGAGAAGAATTGGAATCTCCTTCTGCTAAAATTGTTATGGGTAAATTATCTAATGTTGGTACTGGATCATTTGATGTATTTGCCCAAATGCCAAGAATGTGA
- a CDS encoding membrane trafficking, bud-specific protein, putative (spliced gene;~Similar to S. cerevisiae TCB2), producing MSAGTPDATAAVNPSETLEPPKQVEIKNQPPLKKEPVTAESSSTSQFHESNHKASKSTTSLSSLSRSSSRASLLTPSEDFDMSNVKTKPPPRQPVDPTYRGWKEVGGFEEEDVLTAEDETVDLLSKGSLFDQYLPAAIYGDWYHNTGYLIVGGLLSWIIGWFRFSVAPLFFVMVVFSLLYRASVKKYRGVLREQAQREFSVKSIEDDYETMDWCNYFLEQFWYYLEPSISQIACEQVNPILASSPAPAFVKSLWLDSFTLGTKPPRIDSVKTLAGTAPDVVVMDWGFSFTPNALVDANHKQLKSHVNERIVVKATLFGITIPIAIDDVSFSGLARIRLRLMTSFPHVETVNVSMLEPPKFDFNTKVLGESSWWWEVLSIPGLYPLINEMVKKYVGPLLFTPLSFQLNVQQLMAGNALDSAIGVLSITADSARGLKGFKTIGNTLDPYLTFGFQNKVLAKTKVIDDTSEPVWKQTLRIPISSLSEPFNITCIDFNDFRKDRQVGAIQFDLEPLIDNPKQPNLTAAFLRNNKPVGELSFGLHFMPTIEPVRQADGAITPPPDLNTGIARIQVIEARNLKGGEKGASTSAEVIFDGETVLTTSVQKNTNNPGWGATTEQIVYNRAKAKVRVLIKDKSGKTMEQVTHSLNELIDATQVEQTWFPLSRGGELKINTTWKPVELEGASGAGGYTPPIGAIRVGIENAEDLRNLETIGKVDPYARLLVNGFERTRTAAIESTLNPTWNEIHYVTVSSPNQKLTIEVMDVESHSPDRTLGSFDVKLTDLIQKDERGNYIEHVDKKQRSGRLIHKKGPKGNVTYTLSFYPALPVMSLQDYKDEEEEKKQIEKEKQKLAEEEKEANKEASGKEDTGKAKEPEKSKEEEEKTEEDMEDELEDENSFGHKLRLSLDELLEYKSGILIYEIQEGNLSKDDVYLQFYSGNQGYPDYITKEIKKKNGKIQSTGDSVITDLEWSQTHLRLVKKKYENRVDKCVAEATIPTLQLLKNGYNKPMNVELSGAGSASFKIQFSWIPLIYESGIPPQDSIDNSGILTVDVLNAEGLPSADSNGKSDPFMQVFLNSDKDPFTKTKTIKKTLDPTWNHTATVEVANKYDSVLKFVCYDWDMADKNDLLGIGYVELSDYDLKDGPADVTIELEGEEGEAAGVAYARLSFKPEFILNVKPKGSGTGITKVGNVGVGVGKGVGKGVGKGVGVLGKGLGGGIKGIRKGLHIGNSE from the exons ATGTCCGCCGGTACCCCAGATGCCACTGCAGCGGTGAAT CCAAGTGAAACACTAGAACCACCAAAGCaagttgaaattaaaaatcaGCCACCCTTGAAAAAAGAGCCCGTCACAGCAGAATCCTCAAGCACTAGTCAATTCCATGAAAGCAACCACAAGGCTTCAAAGTCTACCACTTCATTGTCTTCGCTTTCAAGAAGCAGCAGTCGAGCATCGCTTTTAACCCCTAGTGAAGATTTTGATATGTCTAATGTCAAGACTAAACCACCTCCAAGACAGCCAGTCGACCCTACCTATAGAGGTTGGAAGGAAGTTGGTGGGTTTGAAGAGGAGGATGTATTGACTGCTGAAGATGAAACTGTAGATTTGTTATCAAAAGGGTCACTTTTCGACCAATATTTACCTGCTGCAATCTATGGAGACTGGTATCACAATACTGgttatttgattgttggGGGATTGTTGTCTTGGATTATTGGTTGGTTTAGGTTTTCAGTTGCACCCTTGTTTTTCGTCATGGTGGTGTTTTCTTTGTTATATCGTGCATCAGTTAAGAAGTACAGAGGTGTTTTGAGAGAACAAGCACAACGTGAATTTTCtgttaaatcaattgaggATGACTATGAAACCATGGATTGGTGCAATTATTTTTTAGAGCAATTTTGGTATTATTTGGAACCATCAATTTCTCAAATTGCTTGTGAACAAGTTAATCCTATCTTGGCAAGCTCGCCAGCACCTGCATTTGTTAAATCATTGTGGCTTGATAGCTTTACTTTAGGGACCAAGCCTCCTCGTATTGATTCGGTGAAAACATTGGCAGGAACTGCTCCtgatgttgttgtcatGGATTGGGGATTTTCGTTTACCCCAAATGCATTGGTTGATGCTAATcacaaacaattgaaaagcCATGTGAACGAAAGAATTGTTGTTAAAGCAACCTTGTTTGGTATTACTATTCCGATCgcaattgatgatgtttCGTTCAGTGGTTTAGCGAGAATCAGATTGAGATTAATGACTTCTTTCCCACATGTTGAAACTGTTAATGTGTCTATGTTAGAACCTCCAaagtttgattttaataCCAAGGTGTTGGGTGAATCTTCTTGGTGGTGGGAAGTTTTGTCAATTCCAGGTTTATATCCATTGATTAACGAAATGGTTAAGAAGTATGTGGGACCTTTGCTTTTCACACCTTTATCTTTCCAATTGAACGTTCAACAACTAATGGCTGGTAACGCCCTAGACTCAGCTATTGGTGTTTTGTCAATTACTGCAGATTCTGCTAGAGGATTGAAAGGATTCAAAACAATTGGTAACACTTTGGACCCCTATCTTACTTTtggttttcaaaataaGGTGTTGGCTAAGACTAAAGTCATCGATGATACTAGTGAGCCAGTTTGGAAACAAACTTTAAGAATTcctatttcttctttatcgGAACCATTTAACATTACCTGtattgatttcaatgaTTTCAGAAAAGATAGACAAGTTGGTGctattcaatttgatttggaaccattgattgataatcCAAAGCAACCAAACCTCACTGCTGCATTTTTGAGAAACAACAAGCCAGTTGGGGAGTTGTCTTTCGGACTTCACTTTATGCCAACTATTGAACCTGTTAGACAAGCAGATGGTGCTATTACTCCACCACCAGATTTGAATACTGGTATTGCTAGAATCCAAGTTATTGAAGCCAGAAACTTGAAAGGTGGTGAAAAAGGTGCCTCAACCAGTGCTGAAGTCATATTTGATGGTGAAACTGTTTTGACCACATCGGTTCAAAAGAATACGAACAATCCTGGATGGGGTGCCACTACAGAACAAATTGTCTACAATCGTGCTAAAGCTAAGGTCAGAGTTTTGATCAAGGATAAATCTGGTAAGACTATGGAACAAGTTACCCACAGtttgaatgaattaattgatgcGACCCAAGTTGAACAAACCTGGTTCCCATTGTCACGTGGTGGTGAGCTTAAGATCAATACTACATGGAAACCTGTCGAATTAGAAGGAGCCAGTGGTGCTGGTGGCTACACTCCACCAATTGGTGCCATTAGAGTTGGTATTGAAAATGCCGAAGACTTGCGTAACTTGGAGACAATTGGTAAAGTCGATCCATATGCAAGATTGTTGGTGAATGGTTTtgaaagaacaagaacagcTGCTATTGAGTCGACATTGAATCCAACTTGGAATGAGATTCATTATGTTACTGTTTCCTCgccaaatcaaaaattaacAATCGAGGTAATGGATGTCGAATCCCATTCCCCGGATCGTACTTTAGGCTCATTTGATGTTAAATTGACTGACTTGATTCAAAAAGACGAACGAGGCAATTATATTGAACATGTTGACAAGAAACAAAGAAGTGGTAGATTAATCCACAAAAAGGGACCAAAGGGAAATGTTACATACACATTATCTTTCTATCCCGCTTTGCCGGTGATGTCACTTCAAGATTACAAggatgaagaagaggagAAGAAAcagattgaaaaagaaaaacagaaattggctgaagaagaaaaagaagctAATAAGGAAGCATCAGGTAAAGAAGATACTGGTAAAGCAAAAGAACCCGAAAAGTCtaaagaagaggaagagaaAACTGAAGAAGATATGGAAGACGAGcttgaagatgaaaattCTTTTGGTCATAAATTGAGATTATCGTTAGATGAATTACTTGAGTACAAGAGTGGTATTTTGATATATGAAATTCAAGAAGGTAATTTGAGCAAGGATGATGTTTATTTACAATTTTATTCTGGAAATCAAGGATACCCTGATTACATCAccaaagaaatcaaaaagaaaaatgggAAAATTCAATCAACTGGAGATTCTGTCATCACAGATTTGGAGTGGTCTCAAACTCATCTCAGATTGGTTAAGAAGAAATACGAAAACAGAGTTGATAAATGCGTCGCTGAAGCTACTATACCAACTTtacaattgttgaaaaatggtTACAATAAACCAATGAATGTCGAACTTTCTGGTGCTGGTAGTGCATCtttcaaaattcaattttcttGGATTCCATTAATCTATGAATCAGGTATTCCACCACAAGATTCTATTGACAACTCTGGTATATTAACAGTTGATGTTCTTAATGCTGAAGGGTTGCCATCAGCTGATAGCAATGGAAAATCGGATCCTTTTATGCAAGTTTTCTTAAACTCCGACAAGGACCCGTTTACCAAAACGAAAACTATCAAAAAGACCCTAGACCCAACTTGGAACCACACAGCAACTGTTGAAGTTGCCAATAAATATGATTCTGTGTTGAAGTTTGTTTGTTACGATTGGGATATGGCCGATAAgaatgatttattaggaATTGGTTATGTCGAATTGAGTGATTACGATTTGAAAGACGGTCCTGCTGATGTGacaattgaattagaaGGCGAAGAAGGTGAGGCTGCCGGTGTTGCTTACGCTAGACTTTCATTTAAGCCAGAATTCATTTTGAATGTTAAACCAAAGGGTTCTGGTACCGGTATAACTAAAGTCGGGAATGTAggtgttggtgttggtaaAGGAGTAGGCAAAGGTGTTGGAAAAGGTGTTGGTGTATTAGGTAAAGGACTTGGTGGAGGAATCAAAGGAATCAGAAAAGGCTTACATATTGGTAATTCTGAATAA